A genomic stretch from Podospora pseudoanserina strain CBS 124.78 chromosome 3, whole genome shotgun sequence includes:
- the DPM1 gene encoding dolichol-P-mannose synthesis (CAZy:GT2_Glycos_transf; BUSCO:EOG09264272; EggNog:ENOG503NUQC; COG:M), translated as MAPAKSSTGGKDMYSVILPTFNERQNLPIITWLLNRTFTEQNLDWELVIVDDGSPDGTQEVAAQLIKAYSPHIQLRPRTGKLGLGTAYVHGLKYAKGNYIVIMDADFSHHPKFIPQMIEKMKQGDYDIVTGTRYAGDGGVYGWDLKRKLTSKGANIFADTVLRPGVSDLTGSFRLYKRAVLEKLFESTDARGFTMQMALAVTAKAKGYSIGEVPISFVDRVYGDSKLGGEEIVEYAKGVLQLWWSI; from the exons ATGGCGCCTGCGAAATCATCTACCGGCGGCAAGGACATGTACTCGGTCATCCTGCCTACCTTTAACGAGCGCCAGAActtgcccatcatcacctggCTCCTGAACCGCACATTTACCGAACA GAACCTCGACTGGGAACTTGTCATTGTGGACGACGGCTCCCCAGACGGAACCCAAGAGGTCGCCgcccagctcatcaaggCTTACTCCCCTCACATCCAGCTTCGCCCTCGCACCGgcaagctcggcctcggcacCGCCTACGTCCATGGCCTCAAGTACGCCAAGGGCAACTACATCGTCATCATGGACGCCGACTTTAGCCACCACCCCAAGTTCATTCCCCAGATGATTGAGAAGATGAAGCAGGGCGACTACGACATCGTGACGGGCACCCGCTATGCCGGTGACGGCGGTGTGTACGGCTGGGACTTGAAGAGGAAGCTGACGAGCAAGGGCGCCAACATCTTTGCGGATACCGTTCTTCGGCCTGGAGTGAGCGACTTGACGGGCAGCTTCAGGCTGTACAAGCGGGCCGTGCTGGAGAAGCTGTTTGAGAGCACGGATGCGAGAGGGTTCACGATGCAGATGGCGCTTGCTGTGACGGCCAAGGCGAAGGGGTATTCTATCGGAGAGGTCCCGATTTCTTTTGTGGACAGAGTGTACGGTGACAGCAAgctgggcggcgaggagatTGTGGAGTATGCCAAGGGGGTGTTGCAGCTTTGGTGGTCCATCTAA
- a CDS encoding hypothetical protein (EggNog:ENOG503NXNF; COG:Q), whose protein sequence is MTSVIKMRMAERAAQLSRQLNYPKGLLHNQVAIITGSGQGIGAECARLFANEGAKVVVSDIDGAKAEEVASKIRSGGGQAIAVAGDLLKDEYIKQLVAKAAEFGGGKIHIIVNNAGFTWDAVLHKMTDKQWDTIVALHGTVPFKIIREAAPYFRVKDGEPRNIINISSTSGVHGNAGQINYALAKAGVIGMTKTIAKEWGPAFGVRANTIAFGHIETRLTANKEAGAFVEVDGQKVALGIPEKQKQAPPGIVPYQDIPLRRPGTATEAASAVLAIASPLSSYISGQTISVTGGRNM, encoded by the exons ATGACCTCCGTGATCAAGATGCGCATGGCTGAGCGCGCCGCCCAGCTCTCCCGCCAGCTCAACTACCCCAAAGgtctcctccacaaccaagtcgccatcatcaccggtTCAGGGCAGGGTATCGGGGCTGAGTGTGCACGTCTCTTCGCCAACGAGGGCGCCAAAGTCGTCGTCTCTGACATTGACGGCGCCAAAGCCGAAGAGGTAGCCTCCAAGATCCGGTCCGGTGGCGGCCAGGCCATCGCTGTGGCAGGGGACCTGCTCAAGGACGAGTACATCAAACAATTGGTGGCCAAAGCAGCcgagtttggaggtggaaaGATCCACATCATTGTGAATAATGCTGGTTTTACCTGGGATGCGGTTCTTCACAAG ATGACCGACAAACAATGGGACACCATCGTCGCCCTACACGGCACCGTCCCCTTCAAAATCATCCGTGAGGCAGCCCCTTACTTCCGTGTGAAGGACGGCGAGCCAagaaacatcatcaacatcagtTCCACCTCTGGTGTCCACGGGAACGCCGGTCAGATCAACTATGCGCTCGCCAAGGCAGGTGTCATCGGCATGACTAAGACTATCGCAAAGGAATGGGGCCCTGCGTTCGGCGTGAGGGCGAACACGATTGCCTTTGGGCATATCGAGACGAGACTGACGGCCAATAAGGAGGCCGGTGCGtttgttgaggttgatgggcaGAAGGTTGCCTTGGGTATCCcggagaagcagaagcaagctcctccaggcATCGTTCCATACCAGGACATCCCACTCAGGAGACCCGGCACTGCGACCGAGGCTGCGAGTGCTGTGTTGGCCATCGCTTCCCCCCTGAGCTCGTATATTTCCGGACAAACAATCAGTGTAACGGGTGGTAGGAACATGTAG
- a CDS encoding hypothetical protein (EggNog:ENOG503NUZR) yields the protein MQRKGARAFSGHSYGHTGHHHGGGGNHYSRLKPVELDPLSEYGLPSKGEKRLLSPKVQESYYSKIAERYLAFCTEAGDKDNLQKQFARLAVADTTPSSSASSPVISVPPSPLTSAPPTALPLPTPTSLPTGSFPDITFIATDNSKEQDQSGSLPSILSALRKLREALVATQRRDPFTIQVYLFAIRLGILAKSFESYYPALLYLLRSVHPFSNLTSVELAECVSYLVLDTACRRQDLAGAFKLRKEYKLKDKKVDAVLKALVGDNYVLWWRVKRGVDGYRVKLMEFADGDVKRRTLMAMGRAYLSLPREFLESQMEESWEGLRSKYGVGWELGGEKGEKVVIRKVGRG from the coding sequence ATGCAGAGAAAAGGTGCCAGAGCCTTCTCGGGCCACAGCTACGGCCACACAGGTCACCAtcatggcggcggcggcaaccaCTACTCCCGTCTCAAACCAGTCGAGCTCGACCCCCTCTCAGAATACGGCCTCCCCTCTAAAGGCGAAAAGAGACTACTCTCTCCCAAAGTCCAAGAGTCCTACTACTCCAAAATAGCAGAACGCTACCTCGCCTTCTGCACCGAAGCCGGCGACAAAGacaacctccaaaaacaaTTCGCCCGCCTCGCCGTCGCggacaccaccccctcttcctccgccagctccccAGTCATCTCCgttcccccatcccccttaACCTCCGCCCCTCCCACCGCATTACcgctcccaacccccacctccctgcCCACCGGCAGCTTCCCCGACATCACCTTCATCGCCACCGACAACAGCAAAGAACAAGACCAGTCCggctccctcccctccatcctctccgccctccgcAAGCTCCGCGAGGCCCTCGTCGCCACCCAGCGCCGAGACCCCTTCACAATCCAAGTCTACCTCTTCGCCATCCGCCTCGGCATCCTCGCCAAGTCCTTCGAGTCGTACTACCCGGCTCTGCTCTACCTCCTCCGCTCTgtccaccccttctccaacctcacctctgTCGAGCTGGCCGAGTGCGTATCCTATCTCGTTCTCGACACCGCCTGCAGAAGGCAAGACCTCGCCGGGGCGTTTAAGTTGCGGAAGGAGTACAAGTTGAAGGACAAAAAGGTGGACGCGGTGCTCAAGGCGCTGGTGGGGGACAACTATGTGCTTTGGTGGAGGGTcaagaggggggtggatgggtaCCGGGTGAAGCTGATGGAGTTTGCTGACGGGGATGTCAAGAGGCGGAcgttgatggcgatggggagGGCGTATTTGAGCTTGCCGAGGGAGTTTTTGGAGAGCCAGATGGAGGAGAGCTGGGAGGGGCTGAGGAGCAAGTatggggtggggtgggagctcggcggggagaagggggagaaggtggttaTACggaaggttgggaggggatga
- a CDS encoding hypothetical protein (EggNog:ENOG503P774; COG:S), with product MKYSAALVSLALATSVAAQGLADLPECARDCATQYLRGGIGNCGSDPECICKNSTFLDSIACCLVDVCNEADQKTAVSVAATLCKAFGVNDLPTAVTCATASPSATTPVRTSTRTTTAANTDTAVTTPAGTATTEATDAPSTTETDAPEESSATETETDADAQDASSTSTSTSTNFGPRPTVAAGLGAIGGLAAAFALL from the exons ATGAAGTACTCTGCTGCTCTGGTCTCCCTGGCTCTCGCCACCAGCGTCGCCGCCCAGGGCTTGGCTGATCTTCCCGAATGCGCT CGTGATTGTGCCACCCAGTACCTCCGTGGTGGGATTGGCAACTGTGGTAGCGACCCCGAGTGCATCTGCAAGAACAGCACCTTCCTCGACAGCATCGCCTGCTGCCTCGTCGACGTCTGCAATGAGGCGGACCAGAAGACCGCTGTTTCCGTTGCTGCGACG CTCTGCAAGGCCTTCGGCGTCAATGATCTCCCTACCGCTGTCACCTGCGCTACTGCCAGCCCCTCGGCCACCACTCCCGTTAGGACCTCGACTCGTACCACTACCGCTGCCAACACTGACACCGCCGTGACCACCCCCGCCGGTACCGCTACTACCGAGGCCACCGATGctcccagcaccaccgagaCTGATGCCCCTGAGGAGTCGTCCGCCACCGAGACCGAGACCGACGCTGATGCTCAGGATGCCTctagcaccagcaccagcaccagcaccaactTCGGTCCCCGTcccaccgtcgccgccggctTGGGTGCCATTGgtggtcttgctgctgcctttGCTCTCCTCTAA
- a CDS encoding hypothetical protein (COG:S; EggNog:ENOG503NTX3): MGLGVLEDRVMEHVPGTTRYFDDPERPQFSSEGVEGLKCDTSGRMPIILVPQPSDDPNDPLNWPLWKRDLITFILSVTAIFATCLGPILAANTLTLTEDFSVKFSKVAELTGWYLFGVGIAAFFFVPSGRLWGKRHLFVGGTILLIITSAWGGASRHNYASMAAARVFQGVATAPFESLVNVAVGDLYCVHQRGIRMAFTNLAVFGGAFFTPILVGKITHEIGWQWTFYFVAIFCGLCLPAVYFFCPETAYRRDQSLNTDMLSSDGPGAQQFFANTLNAPEKPEKTTKRDAPSTPDTLVGDDANQTQVGLSEIPISSAPAAPATSSTAAPVPTARASVVPPPKATFKDSLAMFNGRKADENFVKLMLRPIVLFFHPAFFWACLIQGLMIGWTVFIGVILAQFFIGPPLWWGEVETGYAYTAAFVGAIVGFLIAGLLSDWSARLMTKWNKGIYEPEFRLFLIIPMMIFGCIGLYGWGPTADDLLWDIPPAIPLMFFGFQVAGMVIGAVASSLYIVDAYRDLAIEGFTIMIVFKNLLSFGLTLKAFQWLVLNQTKATPLFNIIGSVQLVVCLSSIPLYVFGKRMRSFYHRHDWLAFCKVR; the protein is encoded by the exons ATGGGGCTGGGAGTGCTGGAAGATCGGGTGATGGAACATGTGCCTG GCACAACCAGATACTTTGACGACCCGGAACGACCGCAATTCTCTAGTGAGGGAGTCGAGGGCCTCAAGTGCGATACAAGCGGACGGATGCCCATCATTCTCGTCCCTCAACCATCAGATGACCCTAACGACCCCTTGAACTGGCCGTTATGGAAGCGCGATCTCATCACCTTTATTCTCTCCGTGACGGCCATCTTTGCGACGTGTCTTGGTCCAATTCTTGCCGCCAACACGCTGACCCTGACCGAAGATTTCTCGGTCAAATTCTCCAAGGTCGCCGAACTTACAGGATGGTATCTCTTCGGAGTCGGAAttgccgccttcttcttcgtccccTCGGGTCGTCTGTGGGGAAAGCGTCATTTGTTTGTGGGCGGAACCATCCTGCTGATCATCACCTCGGCTTGGGGAGGCGCATCGCGACACAACTATGCGAGCATGGCTGCTGCGAGAGTGTTTCAGGGTGTGGCCACAGCGCCGTTCGAGTCGCTTGTCAATGTTGCGGTGGGAGATCTGTACTGTGTGCATCAACGCGGCATTCGTATGGCCTTCACCAATCTGGCCGTCTTTGGTGGTGCCTTTTTCACCCCAATCCTGGTGGGCAAGATCACCCATGAGATTGGATGGCAGTGGACCTTTTACTTTGTCGCCATCTTCTGCGGCTTGTGCTTGCCGGCCGTATACTTCTTTTGCCCCGAAACCGCCTATCGGCGAGACCAGTCTCTCAACACTGATATGCTGTCGTCCGATGGCCCAGGCGCCCAACAGTTCTTCGCGAACACTTTAAACGCCCCTGAGAAGCCTGAGAAAACGACGAAGAGAGACGCTCCGTCCACTCCTGATAcattggttggtgatgacgcCAACCAGACTCAGGTAGGACTTAGCGAGATCCCCATCTCTTCGGCACCTGCAGCTCCAGCCACTTCATCGACAGCCGCACCCGTCCCAACAGCTCGAGCGTCAGTGGTCCCTCCGCCCAAGGCGACATTCAAAGACTCTCTTGCCATGTTCAACGGCCGCAAAGCCGACGAGAATTTCGTGAAGCTGATGTTGCGGCCAATCGTTCTGTTTTTCCATCCGGCCTTTTTCTGGGCATGCTTGATTCAGGGTTTGATGATTGGCTGGACAGTCTTCATTGGTGTCATTCTTGCTCAGTTCTTCATCGGCCCTCCTCTCTGGtggggcgaggttgagacCGGATATGCATACACAGCGGCGTTTGTTGGCGCTATTGTCGGCTTCCTCATCGCTGGTCTCTTGTCCGACTGGAGTGCCCGTTTGATGACTAAGTGGAACAAGGGCATCTATGAGCCAGAATTCCGTCTGTTTCTCATCATTCCCATGATGATTTTTGGGTGCATTGGTCTGTATGGCTGGGGGCCTACCGCGGATGATCTTCTCTGGGACATTCCTCCTGCCATTCCGCTCATGTTCTTCGGTTTCCAGGTTGCTGGTATGGTTATTGGCGCAGTGGCCAGCTCGCTTTACATTGTGGATGCTTATC GCGACCTGGCTATCGAAGGCTTCACCATCATGATCGTCTTCAAGAACTTGCTCAGTTTTGGCCTCACCCTCAAGGCCTTCCAGTGGCTTGTCCTCAATCAGACCAAGGCTACTCCGTTGTTCAACATTATTGGTTCTGTGCAACTGGTTGTCTGCCTGTCCAGCATTCCGTTGT ACGTATTTGGTAAGCGCATGCGCAGCTTTTACCATCGCCACGACTGGTTGGCTTTCTGCAAGGTCAGGTAA
- the SPS19 gene encoding peroxisomal 2 4-dienoyl-CoA reductase sps19 (EggNog:ENOG503NVVN; COG:Q) yields the protein MSVPRSEYLSTVWKDGIFANRVLFITGGAGSIGSAQTRAMVHLGADACIIGRSVEKTENAAKEIAKVRNGARVIGIGNVDVRSYDSLKAAADRCVTELGSIDYVVAGAAGNFIAPIAGLSPNAFKAVIDIDTIGTFNTIKATMPYLVESAARNPNPNDAGTTGGRFVSTSATFHYTGMPLQSHVSAAKAAIDALMGSVALEYGPFGVTANSIAPGAIEGTEGMERLASSKLDPKTRTKGVPIGRWGSVRDIADATVYVFSDAGNYVNGTTLVVDGAGWRRQGAAAVGVDDDMQYPDFLLAGTISKHLKSGRKEKAKI from the exons ATGTCTGTCCCCCGATCAGAGTACCTGAGCACTGTCTGGAAGGATGGCATCTTTG CCAACCGCGTACTATTCATCACGGGCGGTGCAGGCTCCATCGGCAGCGCGCAGACCCGCGCCATGGTTCATCTCGGAGCCGACGCCTGCATCATCGGCCGCAGCGTTGAGAAGACAGAAAACGCCGCCAAGGAGATTGCCAAAGTCCGGAATGGCGCCCGAGTCATCGGGATCGGCAACGTTGATGTCCGGAGT TACGACTCCCTCAAAGCCGCTGCCGACCGCTGCGTAACGGAGCTCGGCAGCATCGACTATGTCGTCGCCGGCGCGGCAGGCAACTTCATCGCCCCCATCGCCGGGCTCTCCCCCAACGCCTTCAAAGCCgtcatcgacatcgacacGATTGGCACCTTTAACACCATCAAGGCCACGATGCCCTACCTCGTAGAGTCTGCCGCTCGCAATCCCAATCCGAATGATGCCGGCACCACCGGCGGCCGCTTCGTCTCTACTTCCGCCACGTTCCACTACACCGGAATGCCCCTCCAATCCCACGTCTCTGCCGCCAAGGCCGCCATCGACGCCCTCATGGGCTCGGTCGCGCTCGAGTACGGCCCGTTTGGCGTGACTGCCAACAGCATCGCCCCCGGTGCGATTGAGGGAACAGAAGGGATGGAAAGGCTGGCCTCTTCCAAGCTGGACccgaagacgaggacgaagGGCGTGCCGATTGGTAGATGGGGGTCGGTGAGAGACATCGCCGATGCGACTGTGTATGTCTTTAGCGATGCGGGCAACTATGTCAACGGGACAACCCTCGTGGTGGACGGCgcggggtggaggaggcaagGCGCCGCGGCGGTGGGCGTGGATGACGACATGCAGTACCCTGACTTTTTGCTCGCTGGTACGATTAGCAAGCATCTGAAGAgcgggaggaaggagaaggccaagatctAG
- a CDS encoding hypothetical protein (EggNog:ENOG503P5Z8; COG:S): MARLPFECRESQPKPVLPIASGSEDDDDDDALSLFRHSKQVFPKVIREAEEESRDRSNERKRKSSLSEEEGNERVRRRRTSSPGLSSSPPKQMAGLADSDDDDDDLIMDVKGKGKEVVRPTKIVTPVKPRHAAVSATPVVMIDDSDSDDALDKKPVKADLDSDDDSDIQEFSPFEKQESPDSHDDELQEMIRKQREKLGRVKEDLVVHIYVDSPIPNMKPILVRRKAKQDMAPIIPTWIAQQREIGLDISSEELNLFVTWKNNKIYTPNSVASLNLDIDEDGNIVFGDGEGYRMLRQGPALHMQVWDEDNYKDFQQWKDKERSVRYGLVDLTEADDAEPVPEEPKKKGIKVVLKAKDLEPLKLSVQEDTTVGTMIEAFRQKRAVGDAWQVSIWLEGDELEEDALVKDTDIDPDEPNQFEVHMK, from the exons ATGGCGCGTCTGCCTTTCGAGTGCAGGGAATCGCAACCAAAACCTGTGTTGCCTATTGCCTCCGGGtccgaggacgacgacgatgacgacgctCTCTCTTTATTCCGACACTCGAAGCAGGTTTTCCCCAAAGTTATTCgcgaagcagaagaagaaagccgCGATAGAAGCAACGAAAGGAAGCGCAAAAGCTCGCTgtcggaagaagaggggaatGAAAGAGTTCGGAGGAG GAGAACCTCTTCCCCGGGGCTGTCCTCAAGTCCGCCCAAGCAAATGGCAGGCCTGGCTGATtcggatgacgatgacgacgacctcATCATGGACGTCAAAGGCAAAGGGAAAGAAGTTGTGAGGCCGACCAAGATAGTCACTCCCGTCAAGCCGCGCCACGCAGCGGTGTCAGCAACTCCTGTTGTAATGATTGACGACAGCGATAGTGATGACGCCCTGGACAAGAAGCCGGTCAAAGCTGACCTGGACAGCGACGATGATTCTGATATCCAGGAATTCAGTCCCTTCGAGAAACAAGAGTCGCCTGACAGccacgacgacgagctgCAAGAAATGATACGCAAGCAGCGAGAGAAGCTCGGAAGGGTCAAGGAAGATCTCGTGGTGCATATCTATGTCGATTCTCCCATTCCGAACATGAAGCCGATTCTAGTCCGGCGAAAGGCAAAGCAAGACATGGCACCCATCATACCTACCTGGATCGCACAACAACGGGAAATAGGCCTGGACATTTCCAGCGAAGAACTCAACCTTTTTGTGACCTGgaagaacaacaagatcTACACTCCGAACAGCGTTGCTTCGCTCAATCTCGACATAGACGAGGATGGCAATATCGTCTTTGGTGACGGGGAGGGCTACCGTATGTTGAGACAGGGCCCAGCGCTCCATATGCAAGTTTGGGATGAGGATAATTACAAGGACTTCCAGCAGTGGAAAGACAAAGAAAGATCAGTCAGATACGGTCTAGTTGATTTGACCGAGGCAGATGATGCGGAGCCTGTTCCCGAGgagccaaagaagaaggggatcAAAGTGGttctcaaggccaaggatcTCGAACCGCTCAAACTGTCCGTGCAAGAGGATACCACGGTGGGGACCATGATTGAGGCGTTCCGTCAGAAACGAGCAGTTGGTGACGCGTGGCAGGTTTCGATATggcttgagggagatgagctggaggaggatgctttAGTGAAGGATACTGACATTGATCCCGATGAGCCGAACCAGTTTGAGGTTCATATGAAGTAG
- the PNO1 gene encoding pre-rRNA-processing protein pno1 (COG:O; EggNog:ENOG503NTY8; BUSCO:EOG09264SQJ): MPAPTALLQSTAASENTAIPIQTEQEEELILDIQDATGLTDPAAAAPPPNGEESEMVVDEEGRPRFAPGRDVDPVRRVETRKIPIPPNRMSALKSNWTKIYPPLVDHCKLQVRMNIKDKRVELRSNRATVSNEALQMGADFISAFAMGFDIDDAIALLRLDSLYIQSFDIKDVKQTLGPDALGRAIGRIAGKDGKMKFAIENATKTRVVLAGSRVHILGAFENIGMARESIVSLVLGQQPGKAFNSLRIIAGRMKERF; this comes from the exons ATGCCTGCGCCCACAGCGCTCCTCCAGTCGACTGCGGCCTCCGAAAACACCGCCATTCCCATCCAGaccgagcaggaggaggagctcatTCTCGACATTCAAGATGCCACCGGCCTGACAGACCCAGCTGCTGCCGCGCCCCCACCAAACGGCGAGGAGAGTGAGATGGTggtcgacgaggaggggcGACCGAGGTTTGCGCCAGGGAGAGATGTG GATCCTGTCCGTCGTGTAGAGACAAGAAAGATCCCTATTCCACCAAATCGCATGTCTGCTCTCAAGAGCAATTGGACAAAG ATTTATCCCCCGCTCGTGGACCACTGCAAGCTCCAGGTGCGCATGAACATCAAGGACAAGCGCGTAGAGCTCCGATCCAACAGGGCCACCGTCAGCAACGAGGCTCTCCAGATGGGCGCTGACTTCATCTCGGCGTTCGCCATGGGGTTCGATATTGACGATGCGATTGCCCTGCTCCGCCTCGATTCGCTCTACATTCAGTCATTCGATATCAAGGATGTGAAGCAAACGCTTGGGCCTGACGCGCTCGGACGCGCTATCGGTCGTATTGCAGGCAAGGACGGAAAGATGAAGTTTGCGATTGAGAATGCCACAAAGACACGCGTGGTGCTTGCTGGGTCAAGGGTGCATATTCTCGGTGCGTTTGAGAATATTGGCATGGCTCGCGAAAG CATCGTTTCATTGGTGCTTGGTCAACAACCAGGCAAGGCCTTCAACAGTCTGAGAATTATTGCTGGGAGAATGAAGGAGAGATTTTAG